Part of the Limisphaerales bacterium genome, GAGAAAGTTTTCAAAGGATATTGGCGTACGGATGTCGAAGATCAACGGCTGAAAAAAGAGGTGGAAAACGTAGAGAAACGCATCGCTGTCGAGGATAAAAAACAGGCGGAACGGTTGGCCGAACTGAAAAACATGAGCACGGTATTGCAGAACCCCAATTTGAACCAAGCTGCGCGCGCGCGCCACAAACAGCAATTTGATGTCAAACAACGGGCGTATCAGCAAAGTGGCACGACATTAAATAACTGGAAGGCCTCACAGCAAAAAGATCTCCAGGAAAAAAGTCGCAAGGCCTACGCAAAAATTCGTGAGGAAATTCAGGCGGTCATTTCAGCTCAAGCCAAGAAAAGCGGTTTCACTGTAGTGGTGGATTCCAAAGCCCTGCTATTCTCTTCGGCTGAACTGGATATTTCCACGCAAGTGCTGGCGCAACTGAATATCAATGATCCGGGCAAAGTTGCTCCGAAGAAAAAATAGCGACCGAGTTTCGGTGGGTTAAAAGCAGGTTAGGGCAGGATTTCAACTGCCGCCACACTCCCATTTTTCACCGTGAACCGTGCGGTACGATTTGTTTGGCCTGATTTCATATCGCGAATGGTCAGGCCAGAGAACATCCATATCTCTCCTCGTTTTTGGTTCGGATTACCAAAGGCAGTGGTCAGAATACTGGAGGGTTTCCCAATATAATAAGAGAGTTCCTTCGAGGCATCCGTTCCATTGACTTGCCAGGGGTGGTTTCGGCCGGCCGGTGTTTTTCCGGTCAAAGGGCGGCCATTTAAATCAAAGGCCGCCCGACGCAGCACCTTGCCCCGGATTTTTGTTGAAAGCACCATCACTTTGTTAGTTTTGCCATTGGAGTGAAACGTAATCCACGGCCCCACACGGAATCCATTTGTGTAGTTCGATTTACTGCGCGGTTTGCCATTGGCATACCACCCGTACGCTGGGCCGTTTTTTAGGCCTTGGATGTAGTTCACCCGGTACTTTGTTTGTTTGGCACCGGGATAGGTGACCCGAAACATTCCGTGCCACAATCCATCTTTTATGGGGATTATGGCTTTGGTTCCGTCCTTGTCACTTCTGAACGCATTGCCGGTGAATCGATTTTTGCCTTTGTAATACACGCGCACGACGTTGGTGACCACGGCGGTTGCATTGGTTCGCCGGATATATTTCATGGTGGTGATATCAACCGGAGGCGCCGTGATACCGGCCCCCGTTGTTGTGTTGGTCGGAGCGTTGCCTTGATTGATTTTGGTGGTGCTGATATCCGAACCACCTTCGCCATCATTGCCGCAACCGATCAGTAAAACCGCAAACGCACACAGTACAACCCCAGCAATTTTCATAGCTCCAAATCTACTCCAAACTCCGCCAAACTCAACCATTTTCAAGCTTTCTATAGGTAGTTTATTCTGACTCACTCTGTCGTTTTTGTTCGGTGTCCAATAGTAATGTGTGAGTTTCAGCCAGTATATCAGGAATGCGATCGGCAAACGGGCTGTTCCGAAGGGTTTCGGGCAGCCCGTAATGATCCAATTTTCCAACGTGTTCGCCTGGAAACCAATGATCGCCTTGACCTAGCAAATTGTAGCGCATCTTGCCCCAGTCCACCAAATCCAGCCCTTTGGCGTAGGTCCACAGGCGCAAGATTTCGGTGAGGTTAACCTCGCCCGGCACGTCCACATACTGCGGCAAACCTTCGGGCCAACGGGCGCACCAATCCGCGCCGTGGGTTTCGGTGAGAGCGTCGCGCAGGCGTTTTTCGATTGCGTCGAGGGTGGCGGAAATTGAGTCATCGTGTTCGAGTGCTGTGAGATGGCAGTCAAAATCCGAAGGCTTGGCCGCGCCGCAGCTCAACGTGTGCACTTCCGGTCGGTTCAAACAATAGAGATCATTAAACTGCATCGGGTGCAGCGGCGCACACAGTTCGGTGAGTTTGGGCGAGGGTGCGTACAGTTTGCCACCTTTGTCGTTGGGGCTGATGATGAAGACGCCCATGTCGCGCGCGGCGGCGGCTTCCACGGCTGGCCAGTTGAGGTCGTTCACGAAGTACCAATGGAGGTTCACGTAATCAAACGCCTCGCTCTCGATGGTTTTAATAATGATGTCGGTGGTGGCGTGGGTGGAAAAACCGACGTGCCGCACGCGGCCTTCCTTTTGAAGCCAACGCGCCGCGGCCGCGCAGCCGTTGGGGCCGAGTGACTGGTCGAGAATTTCCTGATTGTTGATGCCGTGCAGTGAAAGTAAATCCACGTAATCGAGTTGGAGATAATCCATCGATTGATTAAACGTATCGAGAAACTCGCGAGGGTTGGCCGAGGGAGCGACTTTGGTTTGGACGATGATTTTGTCGCGCGGAATTTTTTTGAGCACCGGCCCGAGTTGCATTTCGGATGAGCCATACCCGCGGGCGGTTTCGATGTGGTTGATGCCGACCTCGATGGCGCGATGAATCGTGGCTTCCAGGTTTTTCTGGCCGGCCTCGGGCACCTCGCTCCATTCGATATCGCTCCACTTGTGTTGATACCGCATTCCTCCGCAGGAGAACACGGGCATCTCTATGTCCGTTTTACCAAAGCGACGGTATTTCATGGCTCCACAAATTCCAATTCCGGTCGGTGATCAATCAGCCCCGCTTCGTGGGCTTGGCGGAGGAAGCGCGTGATGGTGTCGCGGCCTTTGTCGCCGTAGTCGAGCGTCCAGTGGTTGACGTACATTCCCACGAATTGATCGGCCAATTCCATTCCCATATCGCGGGCGTATTGCAGCGCATGGGCGACGGCTTCGGGGCGATGGTCGAGGCTGTACTGGATGCTTTCGGTGAGCAGATCGCTGATGACTTTGCGTTCGTCGGCGGGGATGCGTTTGTGAATGACATTGCCGCCGAGCGGCATCGGCAGGCCATCGTTTTCTTCGCCCCACCACACGCCGAAATCCTGGCAGCAAACGAGTCCTTCATTTTCGTAAGTGAGCTGGCCTTCGTGAATGATGAGGCCGACATCGGCAGTGCCGGCGTTGACGGTTTGGAAAATTTCATCAAAGGGCACGACGAGGTAATCAATCTCGGCCTTCGTTTTCCCCAGCCACAATTGCAACGCGAGGAAGGCGCTGGTCATTTCGCCGGGGATGGCGATTTTTTTGCCAGCCATCTCTGCGCGTGAAATTTTTCCCGGAGCCACGAGCATCGGCCCGTAGCCATCGCCCATGCTCGCGCCGCTGGGGAGCAGGGCGTAATCGACGCTTACGGAGGGATAGGCGTGGATGCTGATGGCGGTGATATCCAGCTCGCCGCGCGTGGCGCGTTCGTTGAGGGTTTGGATGTCCTGCAGGATGTGCTCGAACTCGTACCCGCGCGAATCAATGAGCCCTTCCGCGAGGGCATAAAACATAAAGGCATCGTCCGGATCGGGCGAATGGCCGAGCGTCAACTTCGTCATCGCCGCGAATGTGGCCGAATGCCCGCGCTCTGTCCAACCATAGATTAAAAATGGCTGGCAATCCGGCGGGGCTCTGGCAGTCTCGCCCTCTGCTTTATCTGGCCATGCGCGAGTATTTCCTTAGACGACTGCTGTTAATTTTTCCCACGTTGTTGGTGATTACAGTGATTGTTTTTTGCATCACCCGCATCGCGCCGGGCGGACCGTTGGAGCAGGCGATGATGGAGATGCAGCAGGTTTCGCTGGAGGGAGGCGGAGGCTCCACCGAAGGCGGGTTGGCGATGAGCAAGGAGCAGCTCCAGCAAATGAAGGAGCTCTACGGCTACGACAAACCCATCCTCGAAGCGTACGTGATTTGGCTGGGGCTCAAACCGCGCGAGTTGAATCGCCGCAATGTGGAATTCAAGGATGGAGAAACGAAGGCCAACGCGAGGATGCGGATTCCGCCCTTTCACGTGGCGGAACTGGATTGGGACGGCGATGGCTATGTGCAACGCGCGGAGGTGCCGGATGGGCTGGCGTCGTACGTGAAGTTCGATCAACTGGATACCAATCGCGACGGGCAAATTGACGGGCAGGAGGCCGACCGCCCCGAAGCGGAAATCGAACGTGCCCGCGAGCGGGTGCATCTCGCGCGCGATGATGCAGGCGGCGTGCGCATTACCAATCCCGATGCGTTGATGGTGAATTGGAAAGTGCGAATGCGCGAGCCGCCTTCGGATGAACCGGATGCCCTGCCCAAAGCGGAAATTTATCGCACGCGCTACGCGGGCGTATTGCAGGGTGACCTCGGTAAATCTTTTCGCCACGGCGAGCCGGTGTCCACAGTGATGCTCAAACGTTTGCCGGTGTCCACTTTCTATGGGTTGCTGACTTTTTTAATCACCTTTCTCGTGTGCGTGCCGCTCGGCATCGCCAAGGCGATGCGGCATAATACGTGGTTCGACAACGGCACGTCGGTTTTCATTTTTATGGGCTACGCCATTCCCGGCTATGTGCTGGGCGCATTGATGATGGTGTTTCTCGCCGCGCGCTGGGAGGTGTTTCCCACGAGTGGATTCACCAGCGAAAATTTTCATGATATGCCGGTGAACCAACTCAACGTATCGGCCGGGTCCAACGAATGGCACGCGCCCAATCATAAATTGCGCCACGGCGAGGAAGTGTGGTTGGAAGGACAACTCCCCCGCACCATACCGCCCGTGGCGGCGGACACGGCTTATTACGCGGAGGTGGTGGATGCCGATTCCTTCCGGGTGTTGCCCGATTGGAGCGAAGGCGCAACGCCAATTCGTGCGGAAATTTCGGCTACAGAAATCCGGATGAAACGCCACACGCCGCGCTGGACGCAAGTGAAGGATCTCGCTTGGCACGCAGTGTTGCCGTTGTGTTGTTATTTGGTGGGCAGCTTTGCGTTTGTGACAATGCTGATGAAAAATCATCTGATGGATAATCTCTCGGCCGATTATATGCGCACGGCGATTGCCAAGGGGGTTCCGTTTAGTCAGGCAGTACGACGGCATGCGTTGCGTAATTCACTGATTCCATTGGCCACCAATCTCGGCCACCAAATTACCATCTTCGTGGCGGGCAGTTTTTTGATTGAAACGATTTTCGACATCGATGGGTTTGGATTGCTCGGATTCAAGTCCGTAATGGACCGCGATATCCCGGTGGTGATGGGCATCTTTTTGCTTTCGGCCACGTTGATGCTCATCGGCAATATTATTTCAGATATCCTAGTGGCGTTAGTGGATCCACGCGTGCGGTTTAATTGATGATGCAACCGGCGACCGACCAACCCGAAACCGCTCAATCGCCCCGCGCGCGCTGGGAGATTGCCGTGTTGTTGTTGGTGGGGTTGGCCTCGGGATTTGCCGTGGGTGGATTTCTCGGCGGCGTGTTGGGCGCGCCGTTAGGGGGATGGTTGCTGAACTCCGCTGAGCCGGGTGCGGGTGTGATTGCCGGCGTTAAGAAGGGCTTCATAATTTTGGGCGCCCTCGGCGCGGTGGCCGGATTGGTTTGGGGTGCGCGCGGGCGGTTTAATCCGCAGACGCGCCGTAAGCTCAAGCGATTTTATTCCATCAAGCGCGGGTACATTTCATTTCTGCTATTGCTCGGGGCGTTCGGGTGTTCGTTGCTCGGCGAGTTGCTGGTCAACAACCGCGCTTTGTTGGTGAGCTATGAAGGGAAACTGTTCTACCCCCTCTCGCCTTTTTCGCGAATACATACTGGCAAGGAATTTGGTTTTCAAAAAGATCGCTCGGGGCAGGATTATACGTTTGAGGTAAACTACCGAGAATTGAAGGAGGACTTTGCCAAACAAAAATCAGGCAATTGGGTGCTGATGCCGCTTGTGCCCTTTAACGAATACGAAAATGATTTTCGCGAAGGCCTGGTGCATCCGGCCGCGCCCAATTTTGCAATGCAACATTATCTCGGCACCGATCGCACGGGGCGCGATGTGTTGGCGCGATTGCTTTATGGCTTCCGTATCACCATGATTTTTGCGTTGGTGTTTATGCTGATGGTGTATTTGATCGGCGTGGTGGTCGGTTGTTTGATGGGTTACTTTGGCGGTTGGGTGGATCTCGCGGGGCAGCGTGCGGTAGAGGTGTGGCAGAACATTCCGTTTTTGTATATGGTCATCATCGTGGTGGCCGCGGTGAGCGACTTGCCGTTCACGTTGCCAGCGTGGTTCAAAATCCTCGTGCTATTGGCGATCATGGTGGTGTTTAGTTGGACGAGTATGACGTATTATATGCGCACAGCGGTGTACCGCGAAAAGGCACGCGACTACGTGGCGGCCGCGCAATTGTTGGGTGCGAGCACGCCGCGCATTTTGCTTAATCACTTGCTGCCCAATACCATTTCCACGATGGTTACCTTTATGCCATTCACCGTAGCCACGGCGATTATTTCGATCACGGCATTGGATTATTTAGACTTTGGGTTGCCCAAGCCCACGCCGAGTTGGGGCGAGTTGCTGCAGCAGGGGGTGGCGAATCTGCACGCGCCGTGGATCGTGCTTTCGGCATTTGTGGCGATGGTGGTGGTGCTCACTCTGGTCACCTTCATCGGTGAAGGCGTACGTGAGGCGTTTGATCCCAAAAAATTTACAACCTACGAATAACATTATGAAAACCACATCCAAATTAAGCGGCCTGATTTTGGCCGCTGCGTTGCTGGCCTTCACCGGTTGCAACGAGAAAAAACTCAAACGCCCCGCCGATGCCAGCACCGGCACGCAACCCGCCGCACCCACCGGCGGGGTGGACAAAGCATTCGCACGTGAATTGGCGCGGGAGTTTGCCCGCGAATTCGCACGCGAACTGGCCAAGCAAAACATCACCTTGCTCGGGGGCGGGGGGGAGACTGCTCCCATTAATCCCGCCCAGCCAACCGGCGCGGCGGTGGAGCTGAATAGCGCGGAGGAAGTGCAGGCTTTTTACGATGCGAATCCAAAGGCGTTTGTGGTGGCCACTGCAGCGGATTTGCCCACAAATTTGCAATGGGAAAACGGCAGTGAACTCAAGGAATTCGCCAGCCCTAAGGCCAAGCGCGGCGGCACGTTTCACGAATATATGGCTGATTTTCCACGCACTTTGCGTTTGGTGGGGCCGGATGCCAGCGGTTCATTTCGAAGTCATATGCTGGACTATAACTCGCTAAATTTGGTGATGGCTCATCCCAATGGCGATGGATACTTCCCCGGCTTGGCGAAAGAATGGGCATACAGCGTGGATCGCAAGACGGTGTATTTTCGGCTGGATCCGGACGCGAGTTATTCGGATGGCAAACCGGTGCGGGCCACGGATTATTTTTTCTCACTGTATTTTTTCCGCAGCGAGCACATCAAAGCGCCGTGGTACAACGATTTTTTCAGCGAGGAAAAATTTCCGAACATCACCCTTTACGACGAGCACACGCTGTCGATCACCTATTACAAAGCCAAACCGGATGTGATCGAGCGCATTGCCGGGGTGCGACCTATTCCAGAACATTTTTATAGCGAACTGGACGAGCAGTTTGTGGAGGATTTTCAGTTCAAGTTCGAGCCCAACACCGGCCCATACGAAGTGCGCACGGAGAACGTGGAGAAAGGGAAATCCATCACGCTCACCCGCGTGCCAAACTGGTGGGCGGACAAAAAGAAGTTTTATCGAAATCGCTTTAATCCGGAAGCCGTGAAAGTGAGTGTGGTGCGCGATCCGGCCAAGGTGTTTGAGCTGTTCCTGAAAGGCGAGCTGGACTGGCACGGCCTTGGACTGCCGGAGTTTTGGTACGAGAAACTGCCTGACGATCACAAACTCGTGGCTGCCGGCCACGTCCACAAGGTGCAGTTTTACAACGATGTGCCGCGGCCCACGTGGGCGTTGCGGCTCAATTCGCATCACCCCGTGCTGCGCAACAAGGACATTCGCATTGGCCTTAATTACGCGATGAATTTTGATGTGGTGATTTCCAAAGTTTTCCGGGGCGATCCGGTTCGGATGAACACCGTGGCTGATGGCTATGGGCCGCGCAGTCATCCAACCCTCAAGGCCCGGCCCTTTTCTGTGGAAAAAGCCAAGGAATATTTCGCGAAAGCCGGCTATACTCGTGCCGGTTCGGACGGCATTCTGATGAACGCCGGCGGCAAACGGTTGTCATTCACCTTCACCACTCCATACAAACGGCTGGAGGACGTGATGACGGTGCTGAAGGAGGAAGCCAAAAAAGCCGGCGTGGAGCTGGAAGTGGAAATTATGGAACGCACGGCCGCTTGGAAAAAGATCAGCGAAAAAAAACATGAAATCATGCTCGGCGCGCTGAATGTTTCCGTGGAAATCGCTCCGCGCTTTTGGGAGCCGTATCACTCCGACAACGCCTACGAGGAGCCCAAGGAAAAACGCTACGACGCCAACGGCAAGCTCCGCGAAGGGCTGAAGCCCAAGCCGGTGACCAATAATTTTTGCATGTTGGCCGATAAAGACATTGATGATCTCATCGAACAATATCGGGTGAGCGAGGACTTGGATGAACTCACCGGACAAGCAAAGCGGTTGATGGAAATGATCCACGATCACGGCAGCTACATTCCCGGCTGGGTGCGCCCGTGGTATCGCGCCGGTCATTGGCGTTGGGTGGAGTGGCCTGAAGGCTACAACGTGAAAGAAAGCCGCGAGCCTTACGAGTTTCACGTGCACTGGATTGATTCGGATATCAAAGCGAAAACACTCCAAGACATAGCCGCCGGCCGCAAATCCGGCCCCGCAACCATTCAGGTTTTCGACCAATACAAAACCGACTAACGTGCCGGAAACCGACTCGGACATCCTGCTGCAGGTTAACAACCTGACCACGGCCTTTGACACCGATGCGGGGCAACTCACCGCCGTGGACGGCGTGAGCTTCGACGTGCGCAAAGGCCGAACGCTGGGCATCGTGGGTGAAAGCGGTTGCGGCAAGAGTGTTACCGCGATGTCGATAATGCGGTTGCTGCCACAACCGATGGGGAAAATTCTGAACGGTGAGGTGCTCTTTGATGGCCGCAATCTGGCCACCGTGCCGGCGGAAGATATGCGCGCCATTCGCGGCAATCGGATCTCGATGATTTTTCAGGAACCGATGACGGCGCTCAATCCGGTGCATCGCATTGGCAAACAAATCTGCGAAGTACTCACGCAACACAATGATCTTTCGCCCGATGACGCATGGGCGCAGGCGGTGGAGATGCTCGACAAAGTGGGTATCCCGTCGCCGGAAATCCGCGCCACGGAATATCCGCATCAACTTTCCGGCGGGATGCGGCAGCGGGTGGTCATCGCCATCGCGCTCGCGTGCCGGCCGGAATTGGTGATTGCCGATGAACCAACCACCGCGCTGGACGTCACCATTCAGGCACAGATTTTGAAACTCATCAACGACCTCCAGCGCGATCTCGGGATGTCGGTGGTACTGATCACGCACGATTTGGGCGTGATTGCCGAGACGTGCGACGAAGTGTGCGTGATGTATGCCGGACGCGTGGTGGAGCGTGCCCCGGTAAGGGAGCTTTTCGCCAACCCGCGCCACGCCTACACGCAGGGCTTGCTCAGCTCCATCCCGCGCCTTAATGGCACGCCCAAGAGTGAGCTGCAAACCATTGACGGCATGGTGCCCGCCCTGAGTGAATTAAAACCCGGCTGCCGCTTCGCCCCTCGCAGCGGCCGCGAGCATGCGCCGGAATTACTGACCGAACGCCAATCCTTAAACGAAATTGCTTCCGGCCATTGGGTGGAAGCTTGTCCTGTTTGCACACGCTGATGAACAACGGCGAATCCATTTTGGCGACGGACGACCTGCGGATGCATTTCCCGGTGAAGGGCGGGGTGTTTCAGCGGGCCGTGGCGGCGTGCAAAGCTGTGGACGGGGTGAGCCTCAACATTGAGCCGGGCGAAACGCTGGGGCTTGTCGGCGAAAGTGGTTGCGGCAAAAGCACGTTGGGCAAAACGATTGCGCGCCTGTACGAACCGACGAGTGGCGGCATCGAATTTGAAGGGAACGAATTGGCGAACCTTTCGCGCGGCCAACTGAAGCCTTTCCGGCGCGAGATCCAAATGATTTTTCAGGATCCGTATGAGAGCCTCAATCCGCGCCACACGGTGGGGGCCATTGTGGAGGAACCGTTTGTGATTCACGAGATGGGCACGCGCGCGGAGCGCCGCCAGTGGGTGGGTGAGCTGTTGGCCAAGGTCGGATTGCCTGAGTCGTCGGCGGGGCGGTATCCGTTTGAATTTTCCGGCGGACAGCGGCAGCGCATCGGCATCGCGCGCGCGCTGGCGCTGAAGCCGCGCCTGTTGATTTGCGATGAACCGGTGAGCGCGCTGGATGTTTCCATCCAAAGCCAAGTGCTCAATTTGTTGATGGAGTTGCAGCGCGAAATGGGGCTGAGTTACTTGTTTATCTCACACGATTTGGCGGTGGTGAAACACATCAGCGATCGCATCGCGGTGATGTACCTCGGCCGCATCGTGGAGCTGGCGCCGGCGGAGGAGATTTACAACAACCCCGTGCACGCCTACACCAAGGCGCTCATCTCGGCCATTCCCGTGCCGGATCCCACGCACGTGCCCGATCGCGTCATTCTCGAGGGGGACGTGCCATCACCGATTGATCCGCCTGATGGTTGCCGGTTCGCCCCTCGGAGTGGATCTCCGCATCCGCCGGAATTGATCGAAACCCTGTCGCCCTTCAAAGAAGTTTCTCCCGGCCATTGGGTGGAGGCATGCCCGGCCTGTGCGCCGGCGTGATAACCTCGCCACCTCGGTAACGTATTGCCACGCAATGGCGTCTATGGTAGACACAAGCGCAGAGGAGTTGTGCAACACATGAAAATAAAAAAATTAAGTTCACGCGGTTTCACTTTGGTAGAAATTATGATCGTGGTGGCGATCATTGGATTATTGGCCGCGGTGGCTATTCCAAACCTGTTGCGGGCCAAAAAAGAGAGTCAAATTACCGGGTGCCGTCAGAATCTCGGGACGATAAAGGCCGCTATCATCCAGTATGGGTTTGATAAGAGTGATGATCACGAGGTGTCGATGGACGATCTGGTAAAATATATGAACCATCCGCCCAAATGCCCCTC contains:
- a CDS encoding ATP-binding cassette domain-containing protein; its protein translation is MHFPVKGGVFQRAVAACKAVDGVSLNIEPGETLGLVGESGCGKSTLGKTIARLYEPTSGGIEFEGNELANLSRGQLKPFRREIQMIFQDPYESLNPRHTVGAIVEEPFVIHEMGTRAERRQWVGELLAKVGLPESSAGRYPFEFSGGQRQRIGIARALALKPRLLICDEPVSALDVSIQSQVLNLLMELQREMGLSYLFISHDLAVVKHISDRIAVMYLGRIVELAPAEEIYNNPVHAYTKALISAIPVPDPTHVPDRVILEGDVPSPIDPPDGCRFAPRSGSPHPPELIETLSPFKEVSPGHWVEACPACAPA
- a CDS encoding ABC transporter substrate-binding protein, whose translation is MKTTSKLSGLILAAALLAFTGCNEKKLKRPADASTGTQPAAPTGGVDKAFARELAREFAREFARELAKQNITLLGGGGETAPINPAQPTGAAVELNSAEEVQAFYDANPKAFVVATAADLPTNLQWENGSELKEFASPKAKRGGTFHEYMADFPRTLRLVGPDASGSFRSHMLDYNSLNLVMAHPNGDGYFPGLAKEWAYSVDRKTVYFRLDPDASYSDGKPVRATDYFFSLYFFRSEHIKAPWYNDFFSEEKFPNITLYDEHTLSITYYKAKPDVIERIAGVRPIPEHFYSELDEQFVEDFQFKFEPNTGPYEVRTENVEKGKSITLTRVPNWWADKKKFYRNRFNPEAVKVSVVRDPAKVFELFLKGELDWHGLGLPEFWYEKLPDDHKLVAAGHVHKVQFYNDVPRPTWALRLNSHHPVLRNKDIRIGLNYAMNFDVVISKVFRGDPVRMNTVADGYGPRSHPTLKARPFSVEKAKEYFAKAGYTRAGSDGILMNAGGKRLSFTFTTPYKRLEDVMTVLKEEAKKAGVELEVEIMERTAAWKKISEKKHEIMLGALNVSVEIAPRFWEPYHSDNAYEEPKEKRYDANGKLREGLKPKPVTNNFCMLADKDIDDLIEQYRVSEDLDELTGQAKRLMEMIHDHGSYIPGWVRPWYRAGHWRWVEWPEGYNVKESREPYEFHVHWIDSDIKAKTLQDIAAGRKSGPATIQVFDQYKTD
- a CDS encoding type II secretion system protein, producing MKKLSSRGFTLVEIMIVVAIIGLLAAVAIPNLLRAKKESQITGCRQNLGTIKAAIIQYGFDKSDDHEVSMDDLVKYMNHPPKCPSGGEYEVSTVGEDPTCTIEGHTLHKEDKEEEEERER
- a CDS encoding ABC transporter substrate-binding protein, whose protein sequence is MTKLTLGHSPDPDDAFMFYALAEGLIDSRGYEFEHILQDIQTLNERATRGELDITAISIHAYPSVSVDYALLPSGASMGDGYGPMLVAPGKISRAEMAGKKIAIPGEMTSAFLALQLWLGKTKAEIDYLVVPFDEIFQTVNAGTADVGLIIHEGQLTYENEGLVCCQDFGVWWGEENDGLPMPLGGNVIHKRIPADERKVISDLLTESIQYSLDHRPEAVAHALQYARDMGMELADQFVGMYVNHWTLDYGDKGRDTITRFLRQAHEAGLIDHRPELEFVEP
- a CDS encoding ABC transporter permease subunit, with the protein product MQPATDQPETAQSPRARWEIAVLLLVGLASGFAVGGFLGGVLGAPLGGWLLNSAEPGAGVIAGVKKGFIILGALGAVAGLVWGARGRFNPQTRRKLKRFYSIKRGYISFLLLLGAFGCSLLGELLVNNRALLVSYEGKLFYPLSPFSRIHTGKEFGFQKDRSGQDYTFEVNYRELKEDFAKQKSGNWVLMPLVPFNEYENDFREGLVHPAAPNFAMQHYLGTDRTGRDVLARLLYGFRITMIFALVFMLMVYLIGVVVGCLMGYFGGWVDLAGQRAVEVWQNIPFLYMVIIVVAAVSDLPFTLPAWFKILVLLAIMVVFSWTSMTYYMRTAVYREKARDYVAAAQLLGASTPRILLNHLLPNTISTMVTFMPFTVATAIISITALDYLDFGLPKPTPSWGELLQQGVANLHAPWIVLSAFVAMVVVLTLVTFIGEGVREAFDPKKFTTYE
- a CDS encoding OmpH family outer membrane protein, producing the protein MKTTLTALLLATAILLPISASAAGEQKIAIVNVEKVFKGYWRTDVEDQRLKKEVENVEKRIAVEDKKQAERLAELKNMSTVLQNPNLNQAARARHKQQFDVKQRAYQQSGTTLNNWKASQQKDLQEKSRKAYAKIREEIQAVISAQAKKSGFTVVVDSKALLFSSAELDISTQVLAQLNINDPGKVAPKKK
- a CDS encoding ABC transporter permease → MAGNPAGLWQSRPLLYLAMREYFLRRLLLIFPTLLVITVIVFCITRIAPGGPLEQAMMEMQQVSLEGGGGSTEGGLAMSKEQLQQMKELYGYDKPILEAYVIWLGLKPRELNRRNVEFKDGETKANARMRIPPFHVAELDWDGDGYVQRAEVPDGLASYVKFDQLDTNRDGQIDGQEADRPEAEIERARERVHLARDDAGGVRITNPDALMVNWKVRMREPPSDEPDALPKAEIYRTRYAGVLQGDLGKSFRHGEPVSTVMLKRLPVSTFYGLLTFLITFLVCVPLGIAKAMRHNTWFDNGTSVFIFMGYAIPGYVLGALMMVFLAARWEVFPTSGFTSENFHDMPVNQLNVSAGSNEWHAPNHKLRHGEEVWLEGQLPRTIPPVAADTAYYAEVVDADSFRVLPDWSEGATPIRAEISATEIRMKRHTPRWTQVKDLAWHAVLPLCCYLVGSFAFVTMLMKNHLMDNLSADYMRTAIAKGVPFSQAVRRHALRNSLIPLATNLGHQITIFVAGSFLIETIFDIDGFGLLGFKSVMDRDIPVVMGIFLLSATLMLIGNIISDILVALVDPRVRFN
- a CDS encoding aldo/keto reductase, which gives rise to MKYRRFGKTDIEMPVFSCGGMRYQHKWSDIEWSEVPEAGQKNLEATIHRAIEVGINHIETARGYGSSEMQLGPVLKKIPRDKIIVQTKVAPSANPREFLDTFNQSMDYLQLDYVDLLSLHGINNQEILDQSLGPNGCAAAARWLQKEGRVRHVGFSTHATTDIIIKTIESEAFDYVNLHWYFVNDLNWPAVEAAAARDMGVFIISPNDKGGKLYAPSPKLTELCAPLHPMQFNDLYCLNRPEVHTLSCGAAKPSDFDCHLTALEHDDSISATLDAIEKRLRDALTETHGADWCARWPEGLPQYVDVPGEVNLTEILRLWTYAKGLDLVDWGKMRYNLLGQGDHWFPGEHVGKLDHYGLPETLRNSPFADRIPDILAETHTLLLDTEQKRQSESE
- a CDS encoding ABC transporter ATP-binding protein, which translates into the protein MQVNNLTTAFDTDAGQLTAVDGVSFDVRKGRTLGIVGESGCGKSVTAMSIMRLLPQPMGKILNGEVLFDGRNLATVPAEDMRAIRGNRISMIFQEPMTALNPVHRIGKQICEVLTQHNDLSPDDAWAQAVEMLDKVGIPSPEIRATEYPHQLSGGMRQRVVIAIALACRPELVIADEPTTALDVTIQAQILKLINDLQRDLGMSVVLITHDLGVIAETCDEVCVMYAGRVVERAPVRELFANPRHAYTQGLLSSIPRLNGTPKSELQTIDGMVPALSELKPGCRFAPRSGREHAPELLTERQSLNEIASGHWVEACPVCTR